One window of uncultured Methanobrevibacter sp. genomic DNA carries:
- a CDS encoding endonuclease MutS2, with protein MQGERITLQDIKGIGDKISEKIINSVGGEEELQKIVENVDVEKISNIEGISQRKAIEIMNQLLNNPEYEFIKSDRAMELYEDIINKILSYSNTAYSKNRILLLSPSKDIDKINSQLDFVMNAKEHVSQLPIIKLRGLMKNLKEVEEAKAEYDPSKVILVEREEDNSYLCDLGLNQYYPILTASDSPLLQEEMMNYDLVFYVYSEGILDFEGMPNLVMINIEDNDYEIVPEKIINFFMQNKDLFNRVHEIQKIRNKESVLGDIIPILDELNIIDKREVNIEELVNSLKDEMDDELEKSIKQVDLEGDEILNLLNNNFPPKISKIFDEIINKRKEIIREKTGLSFDPFLRTYPIQIDENEIQRVTLEQSSKKENDIFDIKKSAAIELNSIKKRAIEEVEDAIRFDYEFSLGSFAYEYGLCKPEFGDEIKLNGALHLELALKKDEDYVQTVDYQLTKDENIALLTGANSGGKTTLLETLTQIQIMAQMGLPVSADKAEIKLCDEIYHFSKKRSLDAGAFESFLNVFIPIVTTNSEKLVLLDELEGITELDAAVKIISTFIDMIKESNSYGVIVTHMARELMNYTDIRVDGIEAKGLDENYNLIVDRTPKMNFLAKSTPELILKRIYEKSDDELKAVYARILEKF; from the coding sequence ATGCAAGGAGAAAGAATTACATTGCAAGATATAAAAGGGATAGGCGATAAAATATCCGAAAAAATAATAAACAGCGTTGGCGGAGAAGAAGAACTCCAGAAAATAGTTGAGAATGTTGATGTTGAAAAAATATCAAATATAGAAGGGATAAGCCAAAGAAAAGCTATCGAAATAATGAATCAACTATTAAACAATCCTGAATATGAATTCATCAAAAGTGACAGAGCAATGGAGCTCTATGAAGACATTATAAACAAGATATTATCATATTCAAACACAGCATATTCCAAAAACAGAATATTGCTGCTTTCCCCTTCAAAAGATATTGACAAAATCAATTCACAGCTCGATTTTGTAATGAATGCAAAGGAACATGTTTCACAGCTTCCAATTATCAAACTAAGAGGATTAATGAAGAATCTGAAAGAAGTTGAAGAAGCTAAAGCGGAATATGATCCAAGTAAAGTTATCCTTGTAGAACGTGAAGAAGACAATTCATATCTTTGCGATTTAGGCCTAAACCAGTATTACCCAATTCTTACAGCAAGCGATTCACCATTGCTCCAGGAAGAAATGATGAATTATGATTTGGTGTTTTATGTATATTCAGAAGGCATTCTTGATTTTGAAGGAATGCCAAACCTTGTAATGATCAACATTGAAGACAATGATTATGAAATTGTTCCCGAAAAGATAATTAACTTTTTTATGCAGAATAAGGACCTTTTCAACAGAGTTCATGAAATTCAAAAAATCAGAAATAAGGAAAGTGTTTTGGGAGACATCATTCCAATACTTGATGAACTCAATATCATTGACAAAAGGGAAGTGAATATTGAAGAACTTGTTAATTCACTGAAAGATGAGATGGATGACGAGCTGGAAAAATCAATAAAACAGGTTGACCTTGAAGGAGATGAAATACTCAACTTATTAAACAATAACTTCCCACCAAAAATAAGTAAAATATTTGACGAAATTATCAATAAACGCAAAGAAATTATTCGTGAGAAAACTGGACTAAGTTTTGATCCATTCTTAAGAACATATCCTATCCAAATTGATGAAAATGAAATTCAACGAGTGACCCTGGAACAGTCATCCAAAAAGGAAAACGACATATTTGACATTAAAAAAAGTGCAGCAATCGAATTGAACTCAATCAAGAAAAGAGCAATTGAAGAAGTTGAAGATGCCATAAGATTTGATTATGAATTCAGTTTAGGCAGTTTTGCATATGAATATGGGCTGTGCAAACCGGAATTTGGAGATGAAATTAAATTAAACGGAGCGCTGCACTTGGAACTTGCACTTAAAAAAGACGAAGATTATGTTCAGACTGTCGATTATCAGCTGACAAAAGATGAAAATATCGCCCTTTTAACTGGAGCAAACAGCGGTGGTAAAACCACACTTCTTGAAACATTAACACAAATTCAGATTATGGCCCAGATGGGACTTCCGGTAAGTGCAGATAAAGCTGAGATTAAATTATGTGATGAAATTTATCACTTTTCTAAAAAACGATCTTTAGATGCAGGTGCATTCGAATCATTCTTAAATGTGTTCATACCAATCGTCACCACCAATAGTGAAAAGTTAGTATTACTTGATGAACTTGAGGGAATTACAGAACTTGATGCAGCAGTTAAAATCATATCCACATTCATTGATATGATTAAGGAATCCAATTCTTATGGAGTTATCGTCACTCACATGGCCCGTGAATTAATGAATTACACAGACATCAGAGTGGACGGTATTGAAGCTAAAGGATTAGATGAAAACTATAATTTAATTGTTGATAGAACACCTAAAATGAATTTCCTTGCAAAAAGTACACCCGAATTAATTCTGAAAAGAATATATGAAAAATCAGATGATGAATTAAAAGCCGTATATGCTAGAATTTTAGAAAAATTCTAA
- the tmk gene encoding dTMP kinase, whose product MYIVFEGIDGVGKSTQIQMLAEWLESNGFRVETLVEPTDSEVGKLIRNLLQHPDAQSDKFQKILALLFAADRMMIMDKLEDESKIIISDRSFISSLAYQEPAEWVETLNRYAKKPDLLILLDLDAKKSVARTSGEDTFENVNYLTDVRQNYLKLAENYTHEIIDADKGINKVSSDIKKAVAPYLGICPDCIR is encoded by the coding sequence ATGTACATAGTATTTGAAGGAATAGACGGCGTCGGCAAATCAACCCAAATCCAGATGCTGGCCGAATGGCTTGAATCTAACGGTTTTAGAGTCGAGACATTGGTGGAACCTACTGATTCAGAAGTTGGAAAACTTATTAGAAATCTTCTTCAGCATCCTGATGCTCAAAGCGATAAGTTTCAAAAAATTTTGGCTCTGCTTTTTGCAGCTGACAGGATGATGATAATGGATAAGCTAGAAGATGAGTCTAAAATAATTATTTCAGACAGGTCATTTATTTCATCACTGGCTTATCAGGAACCTGCTGAATGGGTTGAAACCTTAAACAGGTATGCGAAAAAGCCTGATTTGCTGATTTTATTGGATTTGGATGCTAAAAAGTCTGTTGCAAGAACATCTGGTGAAGATACATTTGAAAATGTGAATTATTTGACTGATGTTAGGCAAAATTATCTCAAACTGGCTGAAAATTACACTCATGAAATAATAGATGCTGATAAGGGAATAAATAAGGTATCTTCGGATATCAAAAAGGCAGTAGCGCCGTATCTGGGAATTTGTCCGGATTGCATTAGGTGA
- a CDS encoding flavodoxin produces MKTLVAYYSRTNITKKLALEIAEAVNADTEEIISKVNYDGKLGYVRAGKDGMSAKIIDLETLKYDPADYDLIYLGVPVWAGKAANPLISYIKQNEGKFSNVKFFATAGKSGFEGAFKQMEEFVGRSPLKTLALTTKEVKSGEYKNKLNSFLE; encoded by the coding sequence ATGAAAACTTTAGTTGCGTATTATTCAAGAACAAACATTACAAAAAAACTTGCATTGGAGATTGCAGAAGCGGTCAATGCAGATACAGAAGAAATCATTTCAAAGGTAAATTATGATGGAAAATTAGGTTATGTCCGTGCAGGCAAAGACGGCATGTCTGCAAAAATAATTGATTTAGAGACATTAAAGTATGATCCTGCCGATTATGATTTGATATATCTTGGAGTTCCTGTTTGGGCAGGCAAAGCTGCAAATCCGCTTATTTCTTATATCAAACAGAACGAAGGTAAATTTAGTAATGTCAAATTCTTTGCAACTGCGGGTAAAAGCGGTTTTGAAGGAGCATTTAAACAAATGGAGGAGTTTGTCGGAAGATCTCCATTGAAAACACTGGCTTTAACTACAAAAGAAGTAAAATCCGGTGAGTATAAAAATAAGTTAAATTCCTTTTTGGAATAG
- a CDS encoding U32 family peptidase → MVLEELLAPAGSYEVLVIAVNAGADAVYIAGQNYGARAYAKNFTMEEIEKAVNYAHLNGVKVHVTVNTLINNFEIVDVLKYLFKLYQIGVDAVIVQDFGLIWLLKTFIPDLEVHASTQMGLNNYSSIKWAAENNIKRVVLPREVTIEEIQQTTEQLEKDGINMDIETFGHGALCYCVSGKCYMSSYNSGRSGNRGACAQPCRREYRLKYRGYNIGNGYLLSTHDLATYNNLKAISDAGVKSLKLEGRMKSGDYIGTIVNSYRNLIDGNEGDYKKDLHLVFNRQFTNGYMMGDTPGEVMGRGHSGHEGLYIGDITDIDGTKITIEVKNHEIPVILEPGDGIAFKYNGKIKGIYLENIIKQDENEIIIDTTRLVKVGTEVFISYSKSTHEYLKQFEKETIKNNVGINLSLTWDENLNLFTKVEYYLDDELINFRHKTLDKFEKAKNKPVSEETIEKQLKKTGGTPFYINKIRFNNMPKDIFIPISEINQIRREILDTATDLLMKHYTPTKKSVKAVRKDLTKFFEDYDANKGKLKNKTPKLSIFIDDISQIKAASGFDLKRIYFDGNCHYNNPKDYFDNIKETLKQGSLMAAPTEFVWVLSSFISEEDAVRCNQIVKELEDEGIIISVMGDFPGMNKIFDCNIYGNHNLNVWNSFCVHNLNASGFKSLILSSELSGEEIRELSLRNHDRNIDLEMIVNGNLEVIVSKDDFTNLNDGKDFIISNDADYATLEDKKRKKFKYKVFFDYNRQSHIINKDCLCLIEEMNEIKKMGLDSLIVDCRYSNEKYTSQILSIYNESLKNKDQEELTKYKYQIMDFSQSYINKGNYIEGRLHEDK, encoded by the coding sequence ATGGTTTTAGAGGAATTATTGGCTCCGGCAGGTTCTTATGAAGTGTTAGTTATCGCAGTCAATGCAGGTGCAGATGCAGTTTATATCGCCGGGCAAAATTATGGTGCCAGAGCATATGCCAAGAATTTTACAATGGAAGAAATAGAAAAAGCAGTTAATTATGCCCATTTAAATGGCGTTAAAGTTCATGTTACCGTCAATACACTGATTAACAATTTTGAGATTGTTGATGTTTTAAAATACTTGTTCAAATTATACCAGATTGGAGTGGATGCAGTTATTGTCCAAGATTTCGGACTGATATGGCTTTTAAAAACATTCATTCCGGATTTGGAAGTTCATGCATCAACACAGATGGGCCTGAATAATTATTCATCAATAAAATGGGCTGCTGAAAATAACATAAAAAGGGTTGTACTGCCAAGAGAAGTCACAATTGAAGAGATCCAACAGACAACAGAACAGCTTGAAAAAGATGGTATCAACATGGACATTGAAACATTCGGCCATGGAGCACTGTGCTATTGTGTCAGCGGAAAATGTTACATGTCTTCATACAACAGCGGGAGAAGCGGAAACAGGGGAGCATGTGCTCAGCCATGCAGAAGGGAATACCGCTTGAAATACAGAGGATACAACATAGGAAACGGATATCTTCTCTCAACACACGACCTTGCAACCTACAATAATCTCAAAGCCATATCTGATGCAGGAGTCAAATCCCTGAAACTTGAAGGAAGAATGAAATCCGGAGATTATATCGGAACAATCGTAAACAGCTACAGAAACCTTATCGATGGAAATGAAGGAGATTACAAAAAAGACCTGCACCTTGTGTTCAACAGACAGTTTACAAACGGATATATGATGGGAGATACTCCTGGAGAAGTAATGGGAAGGGGCCATTCAGGCCATGAAGGACTATACATTGGAGATATAACTGATATTGACGGTACAAAAATTACAATTGAAGTTAAAAACCATGAAATTCCAGTCATTTTGGAACCGGGAGACGGAATTGCATTCAAATACAACGGCAAGATTAAGGGAATATATCTTGAAAACATCATAAAGCAGGATGAAAACGAGATTATTATAGACACAACAAGACTTGTCAAGGTCGGAACTGAAGTATTCATCAGCTATTCCAAATCAACACACGAATATTTAAAGCAGTTCGAAAAAGAGACCATAAAAAACAATGTTGGAATCAATTTATCATTGACTTGGGATGAAAATTTAAATTTATTTACCAAAGTTGAATATTACCTGGACGATGAACTTATTAATTTCAGACATAAAACATTGGATAAATTTGAAAAGGCTAAAAATAAGCCTGTCAGTGAAGAAACCATTGAAAAACAGCTTAAAAAGACAGGAGGAACACCGTTCTACATCAATAAAATCAGATTCAACAATATGCCGAAAGATATTTTCATACCAATCAGTGAAATCAACCAGATCAGGCGTGAAATTCTAGACACAGCAACAGATTTACTGATGAAACATTACACCCCTACAAAGAAATCCGTTAAAGCCGTGCGTAAGGACTTAACAAAATTCTTTGAAGACTATGATGCAAACAAAGGCAAACTCAAAAACAAGACTCCGAAACTGTCAATATTTATCGATGATATCTCACAGATTAAAGCGGCTTCAGGTTTCGATTTAAAACGAATATATTTTGACGGGAACTGCCATTACAACAATCCGAAAGATTACTTTGACAACATTAAAGAAACATTAAAGCAGGGAAGCTTAATGGCTGCTCCAACAGAATTTGTTTGGGTTTTATCATCATTTATAAGCGAAGAGGATGCAGTCAGATGCAACCAAATCGTCAAGGAGCTTGAAGATGAAGGAATAATCATTTCAGTTATGGGAGATTTCCCTGGAATGAACAAGATATTTGACTGCAACATCTACGGAAATCACAATCTGAATGTCTGGAACAGCTTTTGCGTTCATAATTTAAATGCTTCAGGATTCAAATCACTGATTTTATCATCTGAACTTTCAGGAGAAGAAATCAGGGAATTATCCCTTAGAAATCATGACAGAAACATAGACCTTGAGATGATTGTCAACGGTAACCTTGAAGTTATTGTAAGCAAAGACGACTTTACCAATTTAAATGACGGTAAAGACTTCATCATATCAAATGATGCAGATTATGCAACCCTGGAAGATAAAAAAAGAAAGAAATTCAAATATAAAGTATTCTTTGACTATAACAGACAGAGCCACATCATCAACAAAGACTGCCTGTGCCTGATTGAAGAAATGAATGAAATCAAGAAGATGGGTCTTGACTCACTGATTGTGGATTGCAGATACTCCAATGAAAAATACACTTCCCAGATTTTATCAATTTATAATGAAAGCCTTAAAAATAAAGACCAAGAGGAACTTACAAAATACAAATATCAGATAATGGATTTCTCACAGTCTTACATCAACAAGGGAAATTACATTGAAGGCAGATTACACGAGGACAAATAA
- a CDS encoding U32 family peptidase: MRIPELLSPVGSMEHLKVAINAGASSIYLSGKDYGARKFAKNFTLDEINDAVNIAHLHNVKVYVTVNTLIKEDELEEVINYLSKLYAIGVDAVLVQDLGLIELINKHLPNLKIHASTQMTCENQLKLDYLESKGIRRVVLPREMRKEEISQLKTNMELEIFAHGALCYSYSGQCLMSSFKGGRSGNRGTCAQPCRQKYKISGIKRDDYYLSPCDLSLFNQLKEIADLNISCIKIEGRMRSKEYLAIAVSNYRKALNKLKSMKNSNDEELSLVFNRGFVEGQFSHKSKRSIRAGHIGLKIGKVIDSSKNQIAVRIDDAIKTMPEKGDGLLIVKKNNDYGLEISQNPIITTSNHYKKGKNKQIKDFARKDKVMIVKKVWQNKKSTFDLTDSNVYLTKRNNLSKKVKEIETKGKSFIKSKLTLTFSLKNKFPHLKGKLTLANRRQIECEIRGDTPFEKPIKKSVTSQTVKKQLAKTDSYPYDITQININYDGTLFIPISKLNELRRNLFEELKREAENSYKHEYKKITLTNEKIDHDENPIIFSFYTNNLNHLKKIDNVRRIYLEIPPEHDDVDITGPNTPNINYMVNFIKEALEISYGKDYEIIWKWPDITHDKLIKTLNKVRGILNKMHYSLPIMTGNFNGEYGPYSMNITNTRSLESLENYRIITLSPELTKKDYENIMNNAGNPQKIEMLVQGSVELMKSRYSILSKKEFKQIKNRNKFYLTDRKNNRYPIHKSISQEELEIFDDSDLSLINEINHLKKIGFCNFSIDGRWRDDEYYKMIDIYKQAIKGNINEKELLKYSPKNTLGNY, encoded by the coding sequence ATGAGAATTCCTGAATTGCTATCGCCGGTCGGTTCAATGGAACATTTGAAAGTGGCAATAAATGCAGGGGCCAGTTCCATATATTTATCCGGAAAGGATTACGGAGCCCGCAAGTTTGCCAAGAACTTTACATTAGATGAAATTAACGATGCAGTAAACATAGCACATCTGCACAATGTTAAGGTTTACGTTACCGTCAACACACTAATTAAAGAAGATGAACTGGAAGAGGTTATAAACTATCTCTCAAAGCTATATGCAATCGGAGTCGATGCCGTTTTGGTTCAGGATTTGGGACTAATCGAACTGATAAACAAGCATCTTCCAAATCTGAAAATTCATGCATCAACCCAGATGACCTGTGAAAATCAGCTGAAACTGGATTATCTTGAAAGTAAAGGAATTAGAAGAGTTGTTCTTCCACGTGAAATGAGAAAAGAAGAGATTTCACAACTTAAAACAAATATGGAACTTGAAATATTTGCGCATGGTGCGCTTTGCTATTCATATTCAGGACAATGTCTCATGAGCAGTTTTAAAGGCGGACGCAGCGGAAACAGAGGAACCTGTGCCCAGCCATGTCGCCAGAAATATAAAATAAGCGGAATTAAAAGAGATGATTATTATCTCTCACCCTGTGATTTAAGCCTGTTCAATCAGCTAAAGGAAATTGCTGATTTGAACATATCCTGCATAAAGATTGAGGGCAGAATGCGCAGCAAGGAATACCTGGCAATTGCAGTAAGCAATTACAGAAAAGCATTGAACAAGCTAAAAAGTATGAAAAACAGCAATGACGAAGAGCTGAGCCTGGTATTCAACAGAGGATTTGTTGAAGGACAGTTCAGCCACAAATCCAAAAGAAGCATCAGAGCAGGACATATCGGTTTGAAGATAGGTAAAGTCATAGACTCAAGCAAAAATCAGATTGCGGTGAGAATTGATGATGCTATCAAAACCATGCCTGAAAAAGGTGACGGATTGCTTATTGTTAAGAAAAATAATGATTACGGACTGGAAATATCTCAAAATCCAATCATTACAACATCAAATCATTATAAAAAAGGTAAAAATAAACAGATTAAAGATTTTGCCCGCAAGGACAAAGTGATGATTGTTAAAAAAGTTTGGCAGAACAAGAAAAGCACTTTTGATTTGACTGATTCCAATGTGTATCTCACCAAAAGAAACAATTTAAGCAAGAAAGTCAAGGAAATTGAAACTAAAGGAAAAAGCTTTATCAAATCAAAGCTTACATTAACATTTTCACTGAAAAATAAGTTTCCGCATTTAAAAGGAAAGCTGACACTTGCAAACCGCAGACAGATTGAATGTGAGATAAGAGGAGATACTCCTTTTGAAAAACCTATAAAAAAGAGCGTTACATCACAAACCGTTAAAAAACAGCTTGCTAAAACTGACAGCTACCCATATGATATAACACAAATCAACATCAACTATGACGGAACGTTATTCATTCCAATCAGCAAACTAAATGAACTTAGAAGAAATCTCTTTGAAGAGTTAAAAAGAGAAGCTGAAAATTCCTACAAACATGAATACAAAAAAATTACATTGACAAATGAAAAAATAGATCATGATGAAAATCCGATTATCTTTTCATTTTACACAAACAACCTGAATCACTTAAAAAAGATTGATAATGTCAGACGGATTTATCTTGAAATTCCTCCCGAACACGATGACGTGGACATAACAGGTCCAAATACACCAAATATCAATTACATGGTGAATTTCATAAAAGAGGCCTTGGAGATTTCCTACGGTAAAGACTACGAGATAATCTGGAAATGGCCGGACATTACACATGACAAATTAATTAAAACATTGAACAAAGTAAGAGGAATACTTAACAAGATGCATTATTCACTGCCAATTATGACAGGTAACTTTAACGGAGAATATGGACCTTATTCAATGAACATTACAAATACACGATCTTTGGAAAGTTTAGAAAACTACAGAATAATTACGTTATCTCCGGAATTAACTAAAAAAGACTATGAAAACATTATGAATAATGCCGGAAATCCTCAAAAAATTGAAATGCTTGTTCAGGGATCTGTTGAACTGATGAAAAGCAGATACTCAATTTTGTCCAAAAAGGAATTTAAACAAATTAAAAACAGGAACAAGTTTTATTTAACTGATAGAAAGAATAACCGATATCCGATTCATAAAAGCATTTCACAGGAAGAACTGGAAATATTTGATGACAGCGACCTTTCATTAATAAATGAAATCAATCATCTAAAAAAGATTGGTTTTTGCAATTTCTCAATAGACGGCCGATGGAGAGATGATGAATACTATAAAATGATTGATATCTATAAACAGGCAATCAAAGGAAATATCAATGAAAAAGAACTGCTTAAATACAGTCCTAAAAATACATTAGGTAACTACTGA
- a CDS encoding AarF/ABC1/UbiB kinase family protein, translating into MKVIAHPQNENIKRVNEIYHVLKKNYFGYLIEENNFFQKFPGVRNRIIKKEEETAEESIPVRIRKVFEELGPAYIKLGQMLSTRPDLIGVETAEELESLRDNTPITPFNEIKEVIESELEQPIDEIFSEIDETPIGSASIGQVYTAKLKENGEYVAVKVQKPNSYEIVKSDVEIMKFLATRIDKYIHQTQTYNLPAVVKEFERSIFKELNYLDEVMNMQNLSKNFRGIHYVKIPKAYTDYCTSKVIVMELIKGITVTDLIKGEYPEINKKKIAKYGVKSYFKQIMTDGFFHADPHPGNLIVTEDNKLCYIDMGMMGILNEDFKETLAELILLLISRNSNNIIKQLIYMDIITPSQNTEDLRADIDDLLNRYYGAELKNMDGAIEDLLNVMLKHEVSLPREFVMIGRGIALIEDTGKKLDPDFNAATELKKLSRKIVINKYSPGRLGRVSVNYIMQLEHLAKDLPDTINNTISKLEEGQLEVNLKHLEISELANQLSVSLILSALILGSSLTLVSNVGPKLFDISILGLAGFVFSAVLGGFLIVKYMVERD; encoded by the coding sequence ATGAAAGTAATTGCTCATCCTCAAAACGAAAATATAAAAAGAGTTAATGAAATATATCATGTTCTTAAAAAGAACTATTTCGGATATCTAATTGAGGAAAATAATTTTTTTCAAAAATTTCCAGGCGTAAGAAATCGTATAATTAAAAAAGAAGAAGAAACTGCAGAAGAATCTATTCCAGTGAGAATCCGAAAAGTATTTGAAGAATTAGGTCCTGCTTACATCAAATTAGGTCAGATGTTAAGTACAAGACCTGATCTTATTGGAGTCGAAACCGCTGAAGAGCTCGAATCCTTAAGAGACAACACTCCAATCACACCGTTTAATGAAATAAAGGAAGTTATTGAAAGTGAACTTGAACAGCCAATTGATGAAATTTTTTCAGAAATTGACGAAACTCCTATCGGTTCAGCTTCAATTGGACAGGTATATACTGCAAAATTAAAAGAAAATGGAGAATATGTTGCAGTTAAAGTTCAAAAGCCTAATTCATATGAAATTGTAAAATCTGATGTAGAAATAATGAAATTTTTGGCAACAAGGATTGACAAATACATTCACCAAACTCAAACATACAATTTGCCTGCAGTTGTTAAGGAGTTTGAAAGGTCAATATTTAAAGAACTTAACTATTTGGATGAAGTAATGAATATGCAAAATCTTTCAAAAAACTTCAGAGGAATTCACTATGTCAAAATTCCCAAAGCATATACAGACTACTGCACTTCAAAAGTAATCGTGATGGAACTAATAAAAGGAATTACAGTTACAGATTTGATTAAAGGCGAATATCCGGAAATCAATAAGAAAAAAATAGCAAAATATGGTGTTAAATCTTATTTTAAACAAATTATGACAGACGGATTTTTCCATGCAGACCCCCATCCTGGAAACCTGATTGTCACTGAAGACAATAAACTATGCTATATTGACATGGGGATGATGGGAATATTAAATGAGGATTTTAAAGAAACCCTTGCGGAACTGATTCTTCTTTTAATTAGTAGAAATTCCAATAACATCATCAAGCAGTTAATCTACATGGACATCATTACACCTTCACAAAATACAGAGGACCTAAGGGCAGACATTGATGATTTGTTAAATCGTTATTACGGTGCCGAGCTGAAAAACATGGACGGTGCAATTGAAGATTTGCTTAATGTAATGCTTAAACATGAGGTCAGCCTGCCAAGAGAATTCGTAATGATCGGCCGGGGAATTGCTTTAATTGAAGATACCGGTAAAAAGTTAGATCCCGATTTCAACGCCGCAACCGAATTAAAGAAATTATCCAGAAAAATAGTGATTAACAAATACAGTCCCGGAAGATTGGGAAGAGTAAGTGTAAACTACATCATGCAATTGGAACATCTCGCAAAAGACTTGCCTGATACAATAAACAACACAATTTCCAAACTGGAAGAAGGACAGCTTGAAGTAAACCTGAAACACCTTGAAATCAGCGAACTTGCAAATCAACTGTCAGTATCATTGATATTGTCTGCATTAATTTTAGGTTCATCACTGACATTAGTAAGCAATGTAGGACCTAAATTATTTGATATTTCCATATTGGGACTGGCAGGATTCGTATTCAGTGCCGTATTAGGTGGATTTTTAATAGTCAAATATATGGTAGAAAGAGATTGA
- a CDS encoding tyrosine--tRNA ligase — protein MNIEEKIQLIEKGTLEVIDTEELKEVLKKDQPIAYTGYEPSGKIHLGHAVTVQKLKQLQKLGFKIKILLADYHAFLNGKGTVEEIAETAEYNKKCFQALGLDETTEYVLGSSFQLEGDYTDKVYQLATMTTLKRARRSMDQVSRADDNPKVASVIYPIMQTVDMAALEVDVALGGMEQRKIQMLARENLEKIGENVPVCIHTPLLHGLDGDAKMSSSKGNYIAVDDSVEEITKKIKKSFCPQGEVEGNPMIEIAETFVFPNQDTLLIKRPEKFGGDIELTHDELIKDFSEGNLHPMDLKNGIKDFLIEFFAPVREYMEEN, from the coding sequence ATGAATATTGAAGAAAAAATTCAGTTAATCGAGAAAGGAACCCTTGAAGTTATAGACACAGAAGAATTAAAAGAAGTTCTTAAAAAAGACCAGCCTATAGCTTATACAGGTTATGAACCTTCTGGAAAAATCCATTTGGGACATGCAGTAACTGTACAGAAATTAAAGCAATTACAAAAGTTAGGTTTTAAAATCAAAATCCTTTTAGCAGATTATCATGCATTTTTAAATGGAAAAGGAACCGTTGAAGAAATAGCTGAAACCGCAGAATACAACAAGAAATGTTTCCAGGCTTTAGGTCTTGATGAAACAACAGAATATGTTTTAGGTTCATCATTCCAACTTGAAGGAGATTATACTGATAAAGTTTATCAATTAGCTACAATGACTACTTTAAAAAGAGCAAGAAGAAGTATGGATCAGGTAAGCCGTGCAGACGACAATCCTAAAGTAGCAAGCGTAATTTATCCGATTATGCAAACTGTAGATATGGCTGCATTAGAAGTTGACGTTGCTCTTGGAGGAATGGAACAGAGAAAAATCCAAATGCTGGCTCGTGAAAACCTGGAAAAAATCGGTGAAAATGTACCTGTCTGTATTCATACCCCATTATTACACGGTCTTGACGGTGATGCTAAAATGTCATCCAGTAAAGGAAACTACATTGCAGTAGACGACAGCGTTGAAGAAATTACTAAAAAGATCAAGAAAAGTTTCTGCCCTCAGGGAGAAGTTGAAGGAAACCCTATGATTGAAATAGCTGAAACTTTCGTATTCCCTAATCAAGACACATTACTTATTAAAAGACCTGAAAAATTCGGTGGAGACATCGAATTGACACACGATGAGTTAATTAAAGACTTCAGTGAAGGTAACTTACATCCAATGGATTTGAAAAACGGAATCAAAGATTTCTTAATTGAATTCTTTGCACCTGTAAGAGAATACATGGAGGAAAATTAA